ATGAGAGAAACCTGTAAATATGATGAATACAGCCATTCCAAGGTTTCCTGAGAATACGAAGTCTGGTTTCCCTTGAAAAACTGTGGTTCCAAGCAAAGCCAATATAAATGTTCCGAATAGGATTACTAATAATTTCATAGGTATTTAAATTCAAATAATAAGGAATGTAATTTATACTGAAGTAAGATTGACTCTCTCTGCGAGGCTTTTTACCACGATCAATCCTTTTGTAAAACCTGTATTCATATGATCTCGCCATTGTTTCTCGACCTGAACCTCAGCATGAAGCTTTGTTTTTCCCTCATAATCGGTTAGAAAATACTTTTCAAAGCAACCATTCCACTCCATTACCTCTTTGCTTTGGGTGTCTTCTACTCCGTTTTCTATCATTCCCAGGTGTTTAAAAACTATTTGGTTAGGTTCATCCAGACTGTCTATAGTAGAGACCATTCCGTCTCCCTTGTCATTTAGAAAGTATGTTTTACCATCTACTTTCCAGTCAGACTTCATGATAGATGATCCTGCACCGAAATACTGCGTCCATACGCTATATGTTTCAGGGCTCCAAAGAATGTCCCAGACTTTTTGCAAGGGAGCATCAATTATTGTTTCGTAAGATAGGGTTTCCATATTTTAAAATTTTGTGATTTATTACGATACTTCCCAACCCACATGACTTACTTTCAACTGATTTAAAGTTGGTTTTCCGAAAGATGTTTAATAATCATCTGTGCTTTGGGAAATTTTTCTTCAAAAAATTCTTTAAACTCCTCGGGAGAGTGAATTTCAGTTCTCAATAGAGTTCCGTTATCATTTTCCTCTAAAAAGTAGGTTTCCGTAGCATCTCCCCAATCCTTAGGAACCTCAATGCCATCATAAATTTCTCCCAGATGCAGAAATTTTATTTCCTCATTAGGGATAATTTTTTCAATTCTGCTGTACATCCCATTGTGCTTGGGATCAAAAAACTTGATGATATTATTCTCTTCCAGAGTTCCTTCGTAAAAAGAGCCTTCCGCAAAAGCAGTTGACCATTGTCTGTAAGTAATATCTCCCCAAAGGACACTCCATACTTTTTCGGGTTCTGCATTAATCTCTATTTCATATGATAATATCTCCATACCTGTAAATTTTGAATTTGATTATGACTTGCTCCAATTCTTTAAGATCAAAGCTTTTCTAAATAGCATCAAACAATAAGCCGAAGTTTTTAGGAATTATATGCATCTTCTA
This genomic interval from Chryseobacterium joostei contains the following:
- a CDS encoding SRPBCC family protein encodes the protein METLSYETIIDAPLQKVWDILWSPETYSVWTQYFGAGSSIMKSDWKVDGKTYFLNDKGDGMVSTIDSLDEPNQIVFKHLGMIENGVEDTQSKEVMEWNGCFEKYFLTDYEGKTKLHAEVQVEKQWRDHMNTGFTKGLIVVKSLAERVNLTSV
- a CDS encoding SRPBCC family protein — its product is MEILSYEIEINAEPEKVWSVLWGDITYRQWSTAFAEGSFYEGTLEENNIIKFFDPKHNGMYSRIEKIIPNEEIKFLHLGEIYDGIEVPKDWGDATETYFLEENDNGTLLRTEIHSPEEFKEFFEEKFPKAQMIIKHLSENQL